One segment of Anopheles stephensi strain Indian chromosome 3, UCI_ANSTEP_V1.0, whole genome shotgun sequence DNA contains the following:
- the LOC118511976 gene encoding solute carrier family 25 member 35-like — MDGTDFLLGGVGSMAATLITNPLEVVKTRMQLQGELAAKGTYHKPYRSVVDAFITIAKKDGYAALQKGLAPSLCFQFILNSCRLGIYNTANEHGWTKQRNGNQSILKSAFWGATGGFVGSALASPFFMLRTHLQSQAKAEIAVGYQHQHTGMISAMKDIFKKHGIQGLYRGVAVTMPRALLGSGGQLAAFGYTKDFLERRPIVAKQSETFVSTVAGAVGGTVMAVTMTPPDVIATRLYNQGVDAGGRGIYYNGVVDCFIKILKAEGVAGLYKGFWPHYMRIGPHATLVLLFFDELKTMRRKYYEAK, encoded by the exons ATGGACGGCACGGACTTTTTACTGGGAGGAGTCGGTTCCATGGCAGCTACGCTAATAACGAACCCGCTAGAG GTCGTTAAAACGAGGATGCAGCTTCAGGGGGAACTGGCTGCGAAAGGAACCTACCACAAGCCTTACCGGAGCGTGGTCGATGCGTTTATTACGATCGCAAAAAAGGACGGGTATGCAGCGCTACAGAAGGGTCTGGCACCGTCCCTGTGCTTCCAGTTCATACTCAACTCGTGCAG ATTAGGCATCTACAATACGGCCAACGAACACGGATGGACCAAGCAGCGGAACGGCAATCAATCGATTCTGAAGAGTGCCTTCTGGGGTGCAACGGGAGGATTCGTCGGATCGGCTTTAGCGAGCCCATTTTTTATG CTACGCACCCATCTGCAATCGCAGGCCAAGGCAGAAATTGCGGTCGGTTATCAGCACCAGCACACCGGGATGATAAGCGCCATGAAAGACATCTTTAAGAAGCACGGCATTCAGGGTCTTTATCGTGGGGTTGCCGTTACGATGCCTCGCGCTCTGCTCGGCAGCGGAGGACAGCTGGCCGCGTTCGGATACACGAAAGACTTCCTGGAGCGGCGTCCGATTGTGGCGAAGCAAAGCGAAACCTTTGTGTCGACTGTTGCCGGTGCGGTCGGTGGCACGGTAATGGCCGTCACAATGACTCCGCCAGACGTTATAGCAACGAGGCTGTACAATCAGGGTGTGGATGCAGGAGGTAGGGGCATTTACTACAACGGGGTAGTggattgttttattaaaatccTGAAGGCGGAAGGAGTGGCCGGGCTGTATAAAGGATTTTGGCCACACTATATGCGGATCGGTCCGCACGCAACGTTGGTGTTACTATTTTTCGACGAGCTGAAGACGATGCGCAGGAAATATTATGAGGCTAAATGA
- the LOC118511971 gene encoding uncharacterized protein LOC118511971 has product MVQYSLIVLFAALYGAYGIGYEQSDLIRSGICYERRNIILSHIESIIDPKKQVRTMGDFTSGAIFEQSWNSSSFKRYSECKFTLQPTPGYGLYLSFRKLNMRRDEKGNCIDYVSVKQSNNRKIKFCYTPKDVPRSFSDDIFLKITIMLDHSATLPNVDEPLHIQMVGTLNTECTGKKNQLRCERQVLHSCIHRSFVNDGTVNCPNCMDEPSCDLEPVEIYVPSDIKEKIVLTGFVSLLGTAFFFGACFLCLYKSRQWAQTCSSTSNSSNSLGSVATRDNVAGRRRGRAHHQGRGNVVAGVHSVELRGSSNDLRPSAPVLEEKDLPPSYDALFPTTAVASSTSGPTTVSTATSPTIPKAAVDREVDPTK; this is encoded by the exons ATGGTGCAATATTCGTTAATTGTCCTGTTTGCGGCCTTGTACGGCGCCTACGGCATTGGATACGAGCAGA GTGATTTAATACGCTCCGGAATTTGCTACGAGCGCCGCAACATAATTCTTTCGCACATCGAATCGATCATAGATCCGAAAAAGCAAGTAAGAACTATGGGCGACTTTACCAGCGGTGCGATATTCGAGCAAAGTTGGAACTCGTCCTCCTTCAAGCGCTACAGCGAATGCAAATTCACGCTCCAGCCCACCCCGGGCTACGGTCTGTATCTAAGCTTCCGTAAGCTGAACATGCGGCGGGACGAGAAAGGCAACTGCATCGATTACGTTTCGGTGAAGCAAAGCAACAACCGAAAGATCAAGTTCTGCTACACGCCAAAGGACGTGCCAAGAAGTTTTTCCGACGACATCTTCCTAAAGATCACGATCATGCTGGACCACTCCGCCACGCTGCCGAATGTGGACGAGCCGCTTCACATACAGATGGTTGGCACCCTGAACACGGAGTGCACGGGGAAGAAGAACCAGCTCCGATGTGAACGCCAGGTTCTGCACTCCTGCATACACCGTTCGTTCGTCAACGATGGTACGGTGAACTGTCCGAATTGTATGGACGAGCCAAGCTGCGACCTAGAGCCGGTGGAAATCTATGTCCCGAGCGACATCAAGGAGAAAATAGTACTCACCGGGTTTGTGTCCCTGCTCGGGACGGCCTTCTTTTTCGGGGCCTGTTTTCTGTGCCTTTACAAAAGCAGACAGTGGGCACAGacgtgcagcagcaccagcaacagtaGCAACAGTCTTGGCAGTGTTGCCACCCGAGACAATGTTGCTGGCCGGCGGCGCGGTCGTGCACACCACCAAGGTCGGGGCAACGTTGTCGCTGGCGTACATTCGGTCGAGCTGCGCGGCTCATCGAACGACCTGCGACCGTCGGCACCGGTACTAGAGGAGAAGGATCTGCCGCCCAGCTACGACGCTCTGTTTCCTACCACCGCAGTTGCCTCCAGCACTTCCGGGCCTACGACGGTCTCGACCGCCACCTCGCCCACCATACCGAAGGCGGCCGTGGACCGGGAAGTGGACCCAACGAAGTAA